One genomic region from Candidatus Chlorobium masyuteum encodes:
- a CDS encoding CHAD domain-containing protein, which yields MSPNQLHSPWSQHEKMHAAGWQLVQCSARQAESVYYDTFDWLAFENGIAVIKKEGSLHITDLHSGSDTAYIPFRGNPAVFFPSRLPECKLKKLLGACGDMRAFIKLCVFKTISQTYSILDGHDKTIGTLFSESWHLAEDRGQNPFCQGYALKPLKGFSNEVEELETWLSSHYESRKIVEYRDLYLILMKEAGLNVKGYSSKIHLQLDEHAMIHENARRMLQSTFTLVKQNETGISRDIDTEFLHDYRVAIRRSRSVLMLLKGVFNPEETAYFLNAFKDIGERTNELRDMDVYLLHQTTYFGYLPPVLQPPLKEFFSEIRAKRNKLHKEFCSHLASAKYRSFLKEWNEWINKEDLPSQEKAPNATLATSTIAEATIKKAWKKVIRDGRKIGRKTTDKELHTLRIGCKKLRYLLEFFSSIFPNKTIAPMIRQLKELQENLGNFTDFSVQIAFLEKRLVLMETEKKHTLLAGTIGGLIAILYQKQEETRRKFHDTFRGFDDEQTAKFMHELLTFRIQNENNSTL from the coding sequence TTGAGTCCAAACCAACTGCACTCACCATGGTCGCAACATGAAAAAATGCATGCTGCCGGATGGCAGCTTGTACAATGTTCAGCCCGACAGGCAGAGTCAGTTTACTATGATACATTTGACTGGCTGGCATTCGAAAACGGGATTGCCGTTATAAAAAAAGAAGGCTCCCTGCATATAACTGATCTCCATTCCGGTAGTGACACTGCATACATCCCTTTTCGCGGAAACCCCGCGGTATTTTTTCCGTCCCGTTTACCTGAATGCAAGCTAAAAAAACTGCTTGGCGCTTGCGGAGATATGAGGGCATTCATCAAGCTGTGCGTATTCAAAACGATCTCGCAAACCTACAGCATCCTTGACGGCCACGACAAAACCATAGGCACGCTTTTTTCCGAATCATGGCATCTTGCTGAAGATCGAGGCCAAAATCCTTTTTGTCAGGGTTATGCACTAAAGCCGCTCAAGGGGTTCAGTAATGAGGTAGAAGAACTTGAAACATGGCTCTCCAGCCATTATGAATCCCGAAAAATTGTGGAGTACCGGGATCTCTATCTGATACTGATGAAAGAGGCCGGGCTGAATGTAAAGGGATATTCGTCAAAAATCCATTTACAGCTTGATGAGCATGCGATGATTCATGAAAATGCCCGAAGGATGCTACAGAGCACCTTTACTCTTGTCAAGCAGAACGAAACCGGCATCAGCAGGGATATCGATACTGAGTTTCTGCACGACTATCGCGTCGCCATACGCCGCTCCAGATCGGTGTTAATGCTTCTCAAGGGAGTGTTCAATCCTGAAGAAACCGCTTATTTTCTCAATGCGTTCAAGGATATCGGCGAACGCACTAATGAACTGCGGGATATGGATGTCTACCTGCTCCACCAAACGACCTATTTCGGATATCTCCCTCCGGTGCTGCAGCCACCACTCAAAGAGTTCTTCAGCGAAATCAGAGCAAAACGCAATAAACTCCACAAAGAATTTTGCAGCCACCTTGCATCGGCAAAATACAGATCCTTCCTGAAAGAGTGGAATGAGTGGATCAACAAGGAAGACCTGCCGTCGCAGGAGAAGGCACCAAATGCAACCCTTGCGACATCCACAATAGCTGAAGCAACCATAAAAAAAGCATGGAAAAAAGTGATTCGGGATGGTCGTAAAATCGGACGAAAAACAACGGATAAAGAGCTTCATACACTTCGTATAGGCTGTAAAAAGCTTCGTTACCTTCTTGAGTTCTTCTCATCGATTTTTCCAAATAAAACAATAGCTCCAATGATAAGACAGCTTAAGGAGCTTCAGGAAAACCTTGGCAACTTTACCGATTTTTCGGTGCAAATCGCATTTCTTGAAAAACGCCTGGTATTAATGGAAACAGAAAAAAAACATACATTACTTGCAGGCACAATTGGCGGATTAATCGCAATCCTTTATCAGAAGCAGGAAGAAACACGCCGGAAATTTCACGATACCTTCAGAGGTTTCGATGATGAGCAAACCGCGAAGTTCATGCATGAACTCTTAACCTTCCGGATACAAAATGAAAACAATAGCACTCTATAG